In Vibrio pomeroyi, the genomic window TTTAACAGGTGTGTAACCTCAATAATGGCGCTAATGTTAGTAGCACGTTAACCACACATCGGATGGAAGAATCATGAGAGTACTTATTGAATATACACAGACAGGCAAATATCGTGACCATGTGTGGGAAGCACTAACGATTCGTTCAAAAGGCGAAATTCAAGCTGTGACTCCCTCTTATGCGGCCCAGCTTATCGAACAAAACCGCGCCAGCTTATCGACCACTGAAAATCAAGATATCGTCATCCAACCTTAATGGCTTCAAGGGCTACCCCTCCTAGTTCCTTAAATCGAATAGTTCGATGACATAAAAAAACGCTGCACGGATGCAGCGTTTTCTTGTTTCTAGGCTATCTTACTTTTAACGTAAATAGCTTGATTACTTTGGCAGGTTTTCCAACGCTTCAACCATCGTCATCAATTTATCGACAATTCTTTCGCCGTCTACTCGCAAGCCATTGTGTTCATATTCATTGGTGATCCACGCTTTCGAGTTAGGAATGTTCGCCAGTGTTTCACGGCTGTAAACCAACTCAACGTACATGTCATCTGCATAAACCGCACACGCCATTGGCACTGTATTCTTGCTCAACTGCTCTGCGTTGTACAAAGTGCCCCAGTCCGATTTTTCAGCCAACATGTTCGCTGCTTCACGCAGTGGCTTCAGCGTTTCTAGTTGATCGAACATCCATGGGTAAACCATCTCACCAGTAAACCAGAACTCATTGCCCGATTGGTAGTTGAAGTGCGGGTAATGCTCACGTACTCGATGTGCCGACCAGTTAGACGCTGTACCTTGGCAGTAGATCGATTCATGAAGAATCGCGTAGATAGGATTCGTTAGGTAGCCCTGCTCTTGTTGCATTTGATTTAGGAAGCTGTAGCTCAACTGCTTGTTACCGTTCACTTCAACAAACGCACTCTCTAGTGTGAAGTACATAGGAAGGTTTGCTTCACCGCCGCCAAGGTTAATACCAATCAACTGGAACTGTTCAACCGTAAACACCTGACCATTTGGCAGTCTCACGTCGTTGTTAAGTAGGTAATCAGAGATCTCACGACAAATAGCTTGCGCTTGCGGGAACTGAGCAAAGAAGGCTTTGTTTTTGTCTTCTACACGCTTGTAGGTCGCACGATACACATCGTCAGCTTCGCGTTCGATAGAAGGTATACCGCCCGTGACATAACAGCGCTTTAGGCTTTGTGGGAACAACGACAAGTAGCTCAATGTGCAGAAGCCACCAAAGCTCTGGCCAATCGTCGACCACTGTTTAACACCGAACTGCTCACGAATCGCTTCCGCGTCACGAACGATGTTATCGGCTCTGAAATGCG contains:
- a CDS encoding alpha/beta hydrolase, translated to MQANFIDGTTLYRQHSFELPLDYQAKDGQQIQVFARELVDLAKDAQELPWLIYFQGGPGFPSPRVSGQSGWLKRALQNYRVLLLDQRGTGNSTVISHETLAHLNPEQQAEYLTHFRADNIVRDAEAIREQFGVKQWSTIGQSFGGFCTLSYLSLFPQSLKRCYVTGGIPSIEREADDVYRATYKRVEDKNKAFFAQFPQAQAICREISDYLLNNDVRLPNGQVFTVEQFQLIGINLGGGEANLPMYFTLESAFVEVNGNKQLSYSFLNQMQQEQGYLTNPIYAILHESIYCQGTASNWSAHRVREHYPHFNYQSGNEFWFTGEMVYPWMFDQLETLKPLREAANMLAEKSDWGTLYNAEQLSKNTVPMACAVYADDMYVELVYSRETLANIPNSKAWITNEYEHNGLRVDGERIVDKLMTMVEALENLPK